GTTGATCATCACAGCCGGAGGGGAGAACGTTCCTCCTGTTCCCATagaggaagcagtgaagaagGAGCTACCTATCATCAGCAACGCCATGCTGATCGGAGACAAGAGGAAGTTCTTGTCCATGCTTTTAACCCTGAAGGTAAACAGCCATtaatatttcatattcataGCAGCAGGATGTGCATATCAAATGGAGATACAGTCTTTATATATaacctgatttaaatgcagctgcTGTATTTTGCTCAGATTTTTTTCGTTGTAAGAAGTCTGGAAGTATAAAGCAGGTGGACAAAATGACGTGACGTTTAGGATTTTTAACTCTTTGTTTCAGTGTTGTGTCGATACAGAAACCATGGAGCCAACAGAGGAACTGAGCGTGGAGGCTGTGGAATTTTGCAGACAGCTGGGCAGCCAAGCAACCAAAGTCTCTGACATAATTGAAGGAAAAGACAAAGACGTGTACCAGGCAATTCAAAAGGGAATCAGCAGAGTCAACTCTGCAGCCACCTCTCATGCCCAACGCATACAAAAGTGGACTATTGTGAGGAAGGACTTCTCTGTTTCTGGAGGAGAGCTAGGTAAGTTTAGCAGAACATCAACCAGCCTTCAGAATAATAACAGTATTTAAAACAGCATTATATACTATGTGGATACTTTTTTGTAGTGAATACATGAGAAATTGCATACTATTTTCTCGTTCCAGGTCCCACTATGAAGCTTCATCGCCCTGTCGTCTTAAAGATGTACCACGAAGTCATAGAGAGCCTTTATCAAGAATAGTGTTGTGTTCAGaatgcaaaaataacagcagaacCATAGTTTCTTCTATTTAGTACTTTTatttaatgatattttaaatTGTGAATAATACTTTTTTATTATAGTACTAGACAGTTTAGAAAGCCACACCATTTTAATGCATCTTTTCACTGGCTGAAATATTGGTCTTAAATTCATATTTATCTCTGACCAACacttcatttttactttttaaaaccatgcatgacatgaaatgatctgacattttctaaagatatttcagtactcagtgtgtgtgttatcactttggataaaaactCATGAAAAGATGGACATAACTTTTACAAGTACTCAATCATAGCTGCACAGAAGTCCTATTACACCGGAGTCATCTGCATCACACTGAATAAAAGGTCTGTCAATTCTGAACTCACTGTAATATCCATTTTACTTTATACATTCATCATACTgcataaagaaaaacagcttgTAATGAAAAGAAGTGTAAATGTCTGCAAGTTCTAAGTTACAGAAGCTTGATTATGTTTGAACCCATCTTTTGTAACCACATAAATACGAAGCAAATCCACAAACATGACTGAAGAGTTTGGCTTGTTGATGAATGATTGTTTGTCAAGTGATCATaggaaatgcattttaaaataactaTCAAATACATTAAAGGTCACAGTCACCCAATAAATAGACAATATTCACAAGTTAAACATTTCAGTAACATCACACGTCACATATACAGAAACTGTTGATCGAATGCTTTAAGACAGTGCTTTGGAGTGtgcaaagagaaaaataaaacattcaggaTCTCCtgagtcttttttaaaaatacatattttggtAAAATGTGCTGATACAATAAGACACGATGAAGTTAGGTAATTCAGACCCTACCAATTAATTTATGGCTTCACTAGCATCCTTCTAGTTCATGTCCCGCACTCTTTGACATATTGCATCTGTGAATTCTGAGCATTTAGAGTTTCCTCCCAGATCTTTTGTTCGAACCTGAAAGACAATGAATAAGACAAGCGTTATAAATCAGATTAAgaatatataaatacaaaccTGAATCTCAAGAAAAGCAGATTACCTTTTCATCTCGAATTGTGTCAAAACAGGCAGCTTCAATCTTCTTGGCGTGGCCATGCAGGCCCATGTGCCGCAGCATCATGACTGCACTGAGCAGCAAGGCAGTAGGGTTGGCCATGTCCTTCCCTGCTATATCTGGGGCAGTTCCATGAACCTGATAGCAGGAATTAATCACAATCCAtcatcatagttgacatttctATAAATATGACATTTCTTAAAAGTGTGTGACACTGTCTAATTCCACACCATCATTTAATTTTATGCAGCTTGTGTTTTGATCATCAAACTCACAAAAATCAACATACCGACTCAAAGATGGCCACACCATTAGCACCAATGTTTCCACTAGGAGTCACTCCAAGACCCCCGATTAATCCAGCACAAAGATCGCTGTAAAAGTAAACACATCAAGTCGCATTTACATTACATACGCCGTCTTGCCCATTAGTTATTATGTACACTGGCAAACAGTGTCACTACAAATTTGCAATCGCATCTTCAGTATTTACTGAAGATTTTAGATGCTTATTCCTTGAATGATGATAAATTATTAAAGTTCAGCAAAATCTTATATTACTCTACGTTTGTTTAAGTTATTGGAATTCTTACTCATCAGTTCCCACTGCTCTCTGAGGTCTAGCACATTTCTACATGCactttcatgaaaaaaaaaaccatctaTCCTATTAATATTAGGATATAAGAAATTCACCAATAACATTGACTTACCTCAAAATGTCTCCATACAAGTTTGGCATCACCAGTACATCAAACTGTGTGGGATCCTGTACCATCTGTACATGTGTAAAAATAACGTCCCTAATAATTAGGAATGTTAAACACGTTTCTTATCAATCTAAAACTTGTATCCATATAAATACAAATTCATAATAAAAGCTGTTGAACGTACGTTAAGGCACACAGTATCCAGGTACATCTCAGTGAATTTCACATCTCTGTGCTTCTCTGCAGCCTCTCTGCACTTTCGTAGGAAAAGTCCATCTGACATCCGCCTATAAAAATGTCAACAGTTTAAATTCACTTAATTTCAGGAAATAgcataaaaatgctgaaatatttaATGCAATTTCTACTGAATACAACTTACATGATGTTGGCCTTATGAACTGCAGTAACACTGGCCCTCTGATTATTTCTCGCGTATTCAAAAGCATACTCTGCGATGCGTTGGCTGGCTTGTTCAGTGATGAGCTTAATACTCTGCACGACTCCATCAACAATCTGAAATGAGAAGTATGCAAAGAGAATGTGATGAGTATCTGTATgatcaaaataaattatattccaAAACATCAACGAAAGCGAagggaaagaaataaaattgaagaataagacaaaaaagggATAGAATGCTttgatatacagaaaaataacaacatgtAGCAGCCAGACAGGAAACATGTTGTTAAAGGGTCTCACCACATGTTCAATCCCACTGTATTCCCCCTCAGTGTTTTCCCTGATGGTCACCAGGTTCACATCAGTGTAGGGCGTTTTGTAGCCCTCAATTGACACACAGGGACGCACATTAGCATAGAGGTCAAAGGttttcctcagcagcaggttcaTGGAGGGATGGCCAGCTGCTATTGGTGTCTTCAAAGGACCTGCAGATATTTCGGTCAATAGAAGTTATAATATACATAAtgtcaacacaaaaagacacctTTTTGGAGTGATATGGCATGTTTGTAATGAACAGTGATGCATTGATATATTTAAAAAGTTCTTTCCACTACAACATATAATGTTTCATGAACATTTAATCACCTTTATTCACAAGCCTTTGCTGCGGGTATAAATGAGGGTAAAGCTACCGGAATAAAAAGATTAGCTCATACTCCtcaggaaaaataaaagtatgCAAATCCTATTACCATCATCAGGCATAACTTATcctattttttaaacaaatataagAATATAATTAGCCGGTTACCTTTCAGACCAATTTTGTTCTTGTCCATCGATTCTTTAGCATCTGGAGGAATCATCCATTTGCCACCAGGTCCTTTAATGGCTGTCACATTTCTTTCTTCCCACTGAATAGGTGCCTACatcaaaagcacacaaacaacacaagattTTTTAATTCTAACTAATTCTacatttttaccacatgtttttttgtgtcagatATTAGTGCTGAAATAATATAAGTTAGCTGTTCTTTTTCACCCCCCTTTAAAACAACATTGTTGGTTAACGTTCTTGGtgaacagatgtttttttttttttttttttttgttcctcttgTACTAACTTTAGCTGCTTCAAAAATCTTCATGACAGCAACAGAGATCTCTGGGCCAATTCCGTCACCGGGGATTAAAGTAACAGTTTGCATCTGTGAGGcagaacaaagacacacaatattTAAGTACGCAAGAAAAATTACACACCTAAGAGAGAGTCTAAATATAACCCAAGCACCAAGATACAACAGAAATCTTCAAGGAAATAATCACTGTAGCTTTAGCGGGAAAGATACATACCCCCGGGTGAAAGTCCTGGATTGTGGTGTCGCATTCTTAAAAGCGCCAACTACCCGTGACACCTGCCAGTCAAAAAGGGCCAAAACACATTAGAAATCACGCAATTTTCCAATATAAATGGTCTCACTTCCATGACATAAATAAAGCAATGCATctattctgttgtttattgctgGTAATTGAGAAAAACATTAACATAGAGCCATTATGTGAAGTGAAATGAACATAGTTTACTGGAATGGTGACGATAGTAGCAGCAGAATGTCTCAAGAATTATACAGCCATATACAGAATGCTTGATGGGAATAGCAGTTTTATcatgtattctttttttaatataaaatttgTACAATTGTACTTTAATGCCGAACCATTCGTCACTGAAGTAAGAAAACGTGCAATGAACAATGAAATAATTAACACCTAAATAAACATGATAGATGATACAgtagatatagatagatagatagatagatagatagatagatagatagatagatagatagatagatagatagatagatagatagatagatgactTCAAAGCAGTATGCTATTTATGAAGGAATTGCCAGTCCTTGATAGTGTGTTAATTTTCAGCCTTGTTTAGTACAAATGACGATCAGCAATTTGTAAACCTGTATagtgtgcaaatgtgtgttAAGAGGCTATGGCAAGGACATGGGCAAAAAAAGGAAAGGCAACACAAGTTCCATTTTGAAGCCAAAGCGTTTCCATAAGTTGTCATAGCTCGCTTGAATTGCAGAAATTGCACAAGTGCTACAGCAAAGGCGCTCTGCCTTGGAAAACATTGCAATACAAAATGCCAGACCAGATTTGAGTAACATTGCTACTGAGGGTCATTGCTAGCTAGCTCTTTTTCTAATGCAACAAGGATAGTCAGCGTTTTAACGTATGCTCAACTTACTTCCTGTGGTTTGATTTTATCCTTGCCATTGATGGATAAACCCAACTTTCCTAGCAGATTAAGAATCTGTAGACGATAGACATTTGTTTCCACAACGTATTTTTAACAGAAAGTGATCAACTTGAGCAGTCAGCTATATAAACTGTCACGACATTGCATTATAATATCATAAAACATGTAGTTAGCTCACTAGCTAGCTAAACAGCAGTCAAGAGTCGGGTTGCTATAGTAACTACAAGCAGGAAGTGCGAGCGCTAAGCTAAGAGGTTAGCAGTGTGGGTTCTGACCGCAGTCTTTGATCATATGAATAGAAATAAAggatgctaacgttagcttatTAATCAAAACAAAATAGAATGCATTTGATTAATCACTTATGAAAGATTTGCATGCAATTTCTCATACATACCGCTGACCTCCACGCATTCCCTGCCATCCTGAGCTAGCCAAGGtcgatgcagcagcagcagtagtagttaGCACTTATCAAGCTAACGCAAGTACACAGCGGATGTCTGTCCTGCACGATGTCTGTCTTCTACATAAAGTCTTATTAAACACATTTACGTGGCCGATAAAGTAATTGTTTGTGCGAATTTAAATTAGATTGTAACAgtaacattaaaatatattttttctatattgcTGCCTATGTTTACACAATTTGCAACGTTAAAAACTTGACTCATTTTGCTTTTACTCTGAAAGATAAGGAAGCTCTGAGATTTAGAAAATTTACGTTTAGTCTCCAGTAACACTAcggaaaataaatttaaatgcaaGCTTTtcatacaaattaaaaatacattttttttattataaataggCTAATATGCATGACTACATGGGTACTAAAGGCTGTGTATTCACTTTATAAACAAATCCTTAAAgtattagattattttttaatgacacACAGAGACCATCACAACAGTATCgaacaaaaccaaaaatgaataCATACATACTACCtcttaaattttaaattctctACTTTACTTTGAAACATGTCTGATGTTTAAAGCTATTCATTATCTCCTATCCCCTCCTCCTATgcctggcctgtccaggcagtgGCAGTGCAGGACAACAGCATCTACTAGAGGTGACTGGGTACTACATTTCGGAAGGACAGCTTTTGGTTAATCTGCTTTCTCAATTAAATCTGTGGGGAAATGGAATTCCATCCCCAGAATTGCATTAAAGACTCAAGAAGCTTTGCAATGCTTCAACCAAGCCTCAAGCTTCGGCTCAAATCAGCACTAAAAATGTCCCCACCATGGATTGActttaatttattgtatttactgCTTCCATTTGTATCTCACAAAAACACCTGTCATGAATTATGTTGCTTTTTGTAGTGTACTTGTTATTCTGAAGTTGGTCTTCATGTAGTCTACAAGATATAAATTAGCTGCTGACTAAATCTGGTGTTATTACTTTAAATTGTGCACTGCCCttgcaaaaagaaacaactaaataaaatgtaaacaaaaggaAATACCACTGATCTTGACCGTGTATGGCCTGGATATTTCTGCCCATATTCGTACATGAAATAAATTTGCATGTACAATTTCACCAGCAGGTGGCTCCAGTGTCCTGTTTCTGGGACTTGACTAATCTCACAAGAGGGACTTCAACAGATTGCACAATTCTTTCCATACAACACTTGAGTAATACATCATCTGTGGCTCTGGGTGttcaaacattaaataatatgTCATGTATCAGTTGAACTAAATTAgactacataaataaatatgacaacaaaaaaaaaatcaaggacaCCGTACACCTTTGAAAGATTTGTATTTTCCACAGGTTCGCTGTACACATAGTAAAGTTTATGGTATAAAACAAGTAGAAACAGCTGCAACAATCATTCaatcacatttctttttgcaaaaAACTCCACTTACAAGGAAAGCATACAGCATGGGACACATTAATTCCCCAAATTATCCAGCaatgcaaaatggaaaaaagctCTGAATTATGAAAACCTATAGAAATTCATAAGCAGCATAGCTTCCAGCATAAAAGCAGGGTACAACATGGTACAAAATGCACACTGTGCAAGTAAAGACATCTTTGAGCCAAACTGAGGGATGTCAGTGTGGGTAAAGGTTTTCAAACCACTTATACGTTTCGTCCTATGCATAGGATGTGCACAACTTCGACAAATGCTACACACTGCAACACAGAGCATGTGTTCCGGGCAATGACAGTTATCAAGCATTTGGATATAGTGTGGTCATTTGAAAAACCTACAGTACATTAGTCATGGTATATCGCACAACAAAAAGGGTTGCTAAATTTTGCACACAAAACGTGTCCAAAATAGCCCAAACTAGATGGCAAACTGCTTTGGCTGCTTCTTCAGGCTCATGGATCTTTCAGTTTGTGAAATCACATGAGTGGCTCTGTTGTTGAGGAGTCTGCATTCAtgaagaacatctggagaaaGACAAACACAGGGCAAGGATTACATAGAACACCTAAATATAGTTGACCACCGGCTAGATCAcatgcagcagtttttttttaaagaagcagCTCTGCAAAGAACTTCTTACCATTGAACTGTTTGTAGGCTTCTTCAATAATGGCATTGTTTGACCTCTTTATCTCCCAGTAGCTATCTTCCACCCATGGCTTGCAATCGGGATGTTCAATAAGTTGTCCATTCTTGTATAAACCAGCTAATCAAttacacagagaaaaaaaaacgtagTCAAATGAAACAACGTTAAACATGCTGCAACACAGATGTCAGTAATGCTATTCaacgactgtgtgtgtgtgtcaaataAATACTAGAATCAACAACATAATCTAATAAATTGAGAGCAATAGTAAGTGACTAGTACACTAGCGTACTAGTTAAAAATATACCTTTGATTGTATCATCAATGTCTTTGCATAACTGGTACAAGTCACTCCCACGTCCGACAATTCTTTCACCTACAATTCAAACACATTAAGGACATATATAAAGATTTCCAAACCGAAGAACACATTCAAAACAGCCTCAGAGTTCAATGGCAAGTGAAACAACaaatggggagaaaaaaaaatcttaccgTCCAGCACCTTGATGTTGGGGAACATCTCCAGAACTACGGTTCTATATAATGCGTTCCTGCACACTAACATAAGCAAAGTCATTTTAAGTTCACTAATCAAGATGTCCATCAACAGAGATGCGCGTaaaatttaaatcaaatcaCTGAAAATTACCTGGATTAGTGTAATTATACGTGTTGTCTTTAAGACGTATATTTTCAAGCTTTCTCAAAGAAGCAAGGCAGTGTAGGTTCTCAGTGCTGTTGAGAAACCATTCCTCATTATTCATCAaatgattttatgttttacttcaacaacattcTTCACTGTTATAATGTGGTATATTGTGACATGTTCACGGTCCCGTTTATCTGGGGCATGCATTCAGTCAGTTGCCATGTAATCCTACCTGGATATGACATTACCAGCTATGTTCAAGTTCTGTAAACTGTCACAACTACGCAGGGGATCTGgaaatacaaaagcaaaaaaaaaataattgtaagAAAAATTGAGTCTATTCATGACAGAAATTTTCCAAAAAGGACGGAAATAAAGTCCTTTCTGCTCGTGAAATCTCACCCAAATTGGAGATCCTGTTGGCAGACAAATTAAGCACAGAAAGAAGCCGAAGGGAGGCCAGAGGAGCTAAATTTGAGATATTATTTCCAGAGAGGTCCAGTCTCTCCAGATTTATACACTCCCCGATGCATCCAAGATCATGTATACCTATAAGACgcacaataaaaaatgaaacaataatagaattttgcagaaataaacaaTATCATAACAATTTCTACTTACCAAGACCTCTCAATTTGAGAAACAGTATCGACTCCAAATCAAATTCTCCTGTACGGGACTTGAGCAGCACAGCGGTTATCTTCTCGCAGTCTGCATCTGAAAGAGTCGCGGTGAAAACGCTGCGGCTTAATAAGGCATACTCACTTTTCTATTCTTATACACGCAATACAATTACAGTCTGTATCTGTGAGTCAGCACTGCAAAAGAAGATGCTGGAAGCGTTGTGACTGTTTGGTTTACAGTGGAATAAGCAAATACGGTAAATAACCTCTGCAATCATCTCTAAACAGGAGGCACCCAGTCATGTAGTCCCTGAATTTCATGTCTGGCAGCACACAGATTTTCCTCTGCCAGCTCCAGAAGAAAGGGTCACAGACAGGCAGATGTGCTCTTCTCTGCATTGTTGCGTGAATAAATAACAACTGAGGGAGTTATATTTGGTATAATTACCTAAGGCAGTGTCAGTTTTAGACATGAAAGCCTCTTCAAATGAAACCAAGAAGCGGAGATGACTGAGAGAATATCAGACTAACCAGAGATAATGATGCCtggctgttttttcccccctcatttCATCCAGATTTACACCAACACATGGTTTATTTAGTTCACTTTGTATGTGAACTGTTGAAGGACTGCCAGACAAGGTCCATGACACAAGTAAATAAAGATGAAAAGGGCAGTGGGAGGGATATGTAGGAGCTACAGACGGAAACGTTGCATTAGTCACCTGCAGAAATAAAGGTTGAGGTTAGTTTTGCCTCACTGTCTGCCAACAGCAGCGTTAAATGTTGTTAGCTCGGGTTAGTAGCTGCTTCTGTGTTAGCTTTGAGCGTCGTTAGTATGACGGCGGCTGCGTGGATTCATGGGGATGATTCAGCCGGATGAAAGTGGGTGTGTTGATTCATGAAATGGTAAATGTTTGCCCCCTTTTTTCCTGCGATGACACACGCAAAATGTTTAGTGACAAACATTAGGGTTTTGGCTACACTTTAGCTGAAAGCACGGCTAGCTAGCATAAGCCGCTAGTGGCTAGCATAGCGCCGTAGCAACAAGCTATCCATCACAACTTACCTTGATCTTTTTCTCGCTTCGAGTCCATCCTGGGCAACTTTGCTGCTCAGAAAGCTACAAAAACCCAACAGAGAGACGCGATTTCAAGCAGAGAAGTGGAAAGGCAAGGCAGCGGTTGGTTTGGGGAAGTGTGAAATTGTCATCTGTCCTGGGGTGCCGTCAGGACACGATTACTGTACCGCTGAGCTGTAATAGCAGCAGGCAGGTGGAGGACACGGACCAGCCTCCGCAGTCCGGCTCCGGATCCACacggagggaggcagaggggaGGACGAGGCTGGATAAAAGGCTGCTGTGT
This window of the Acanthochromis polyacanthus isolate Apoly-LR-REF ecotype Palm Island chromosome 8, KAUST_Apoly_ChrSc, whole genome shotgun sequence genome carries:
- the idh3a gene encoding isocitrate dehydrogenase [NAD] subunit alpha, mitochondrial isoform X1, yielding MAGNAWRSAILNLLGKLGLSINGKDKIKPQEVSRVVGAFKNATPQSRTFTRGMQTVTLIPGDGIGPEISVAVMKIFEAAKAPIQWEERNVTAIKGPGGKWMIPPDAKESMDKNKIGLKGPLKTPIAAGHPSMNLLLRKTFDLYANVRPCVSIEGYKTPYTDVNLVTIRENTEGEYSGIEHVIVDGVVQSIKLITEQASQRIAEYAFEYARNNQRASVTAVHKANIMRMSDGLFLRKCREAAEKHRDVKFTEMYLDTVCLNMVQDPTQFDVLVMPNLYGDILSDLCAGLIGGLGVTPSGNIGANGVAIFESVHGTAPDIAGKDMANPTALLLSAVMMLRHMGLHGHAKKIEAACFDTIRDEKVRTKDLGGNSKCSEFTDAICQRVRDMN
- the lrrc61 gene encoding leucine-rich repeat-containing protein 61 produces the protein MDSKREKDQDADCEKITAVLLKSRTGEFDLESILFLKLRGLGIHDLGCIGECINLERLDLSGNNISNLAPLASLRLLSVLNLSANRISNLDPLRSCDSLQNLNIAGNVISSTENLHCLASLRKLENIRLKDNTYNYTNPVCRNALYRTVVLEMFPNIKVLDGERIVGRGSDLYQLCKDIDDTIKAGLYKNGQLIEHPDCKPWVEDSYWEIKRSNNAIIEEAYKQFNDVLHECRLLNNRATHVISQTERSMSLKKQPKQFAI
- the idh3a gene encoding isocitrate dehydrogenase [NAD] subunit alpha, mitochondrial isoform X2, with product MAGNAWRSAVSRVVGAFKNATPQSRTFTRGMQTVTLIPGDGIGPEISVAVMKIFEAAKAPIQWEERNVTAIKGPGGKWMIPPDAKESMDKNKIGLKGPLKTPIAAGHPSMNLLLRKTFDLYANVRPCVSIEGYKTPYTDVNLVTIRENTEGEYSGIEHVIVDGVVQSIKLITEQASQRIAEYAFEYARNNQRASVTAVHKANIMRMSDGLFLRKCREAAEKHRDVKFTEMYLDTVCLNMVQDPTQFDVLVMPNLYGDILSDLCAGLIGGLGVTPSGNIGANGVAIFESVHGTAPDIAGKDMANPTALLLSAVMMLRHMGLHGHAKKIEAACFDTIRDEKVRTKDLGGNSKCSEFTDAICQRVRDMN